One Miscanthus floridulus cultivar M001 chromosome 11, ASM1932011v1, whole genome shotgun sequence DNA window includes the following coding sequences:
- the LOC136492293 gene encoding ureide permease 2-like → MFVIEDRGSAIALMLASLLFLGTWPAVLTLLERRGRLPQRTYLDYSLTNLLAAVLIALTFGQLEDSKHGMPNFFTQLGQDNWPSVLFAMAGGVVLSVGNLSTQYAWAYVGLSVTEVISSSMVVVIGMLVISMASLSKIWSVPQWGSSFSNLHRHHRYLLLARVAGAGPEALAPSHVLTVYTMD, encoded by the coding sequence ATGTTCGTGATCGAGGACAGGGGCAGCGCCATCGCGCTGATGCTAGCGTCGCTGCTATTCCTGGGCACCTGGCCAGCGGTGCTCACCCTGCTGGAGCGCCGGGGTCGGCTGCCGCAGCGCACGTACCTGGACTACTCCCTCACCAACCTCCTCGCCGCCGTGCTCATCGCGCTCACCTTCGGCCAGCTCGAGGACAGCAAGCACGGCATGCCCAACTTCTTCACGCAGCTCGGCCAGGACAACTGGCCTTCCGTgctcttcgccatggcgggcggcGTCGTGCTCAGCGTCGGGAACCTCTCGACGCAGTATGCGTGGGCGTATGTTGGGCTCTCTGTCACTGAGGTCATCAGCTCCAGCATGGTGGTGGTCATTGGTATGTTGGTGATCTCCATGGCTTCTCTCTCTAAGATCTGGTCAGTGCCTCAGTGGGGCAGCTCATTCTCCAATCTCCATCGTCACCATCGTTATCTACTGCTCGCGCGCGTGGCAGGCGCTGGACCGGAAGCGCTTGCACCGTCACATGTTTTAACGGTGTATACGATGGATTAA